The Leptolyngbya sp. CCY15150 genomic sequence GAGGCCGGTAGTTAATGGCGCTTAAGGGCTGCCCATTGTGGCTCTTAAGGATGGGTTGGCAGGAGAGGGTTCGCCCCCTACCAGTCAACGAGAAATGTACCAACTGGATTCGGTTAATTCGCTCATATGAACTAGATTTAGCGCTCAGTGTTGATGTTACGGGTTAGTTCATCCCAGAGATTTTGAAGGAGGAGGGGACCGTGAAACGTCTTTTAGGTTTTAGTAGTGTGGTAGCCAGTGGCATGATGGTGGCAATGACGGCTCAGCCGGCTTCTGCCCAGCCAACCCGTGTAACCGGGGTGCAGGTGACTGAGGCATCGAATGGTGTTGAGGTGGTGTTGCAAACCCAGGAGGGCGATCGCCCCCAGGTGTTTACCATCGCTCAGGGGAATACGCTGGTGTCGGACATCATCAACACGCAGCTTCAGCTCCCTGAGGGCAACGGCTATTTGCAAAATAATCCGGCCCCTGGCATTGCCTCTGTCAGCGTCACTCAAGTAGACGAAAACAGCATTCGTCTGTCAATCACCTCCGCCTCCGATAGCGCTCCTTCTGGGCAAGTCCGCCAAGCTGACAACAGTATTGTGTTTGACTTCGCTAATGCTGGAGCAACAGCGCAAGCGCCAGCACCGGCTCCTGCGCCACCTCCCCAAGCTGCACCTGCGCCACCTCCCTCCATTGCCCAGATGCCTTCGCCTAGCCCTGTCTTGGTGCCCAATCCGGAGCTGTTTATTGACGGGGTACCGGTTCTCAACCCAGCTCAGGGCTTTACGCCACCGCTCCAATCACGGGCGGTTGCGCCACCCTTGGGCGATATCGCTGTTTCAACCCTGGATACATCACGCGATCGCATTGATCTCGCCACGACTGAGCGCGTGCCCCGTTTGGTTTTGCGGGATGCGCCGGTGCGCGATGTCCTATCTCTGCTAGCTCGCGCGGCCAACCTGAACATTGCCTATATTGGTGAGATCCCAGGCATCAACGCCGATGACCAAGCATCCGGCGATGAAGGTGCTGAGGAAGTACGCATTTCCCTCGATATTGAAAACGAGCCGGTTCAGGACGTCTTCAACTATGTGTTGCGCATTAGTGGTCTAGAAGCCAACCGTGAAGGGCGCACCATCTTTGTGGGACCGCGCTTGCCCGATGACGCCCGCAATATCATTGCCCGCACCCTGCGTCTCAATCAGGTGACGGCTGCTGAAGCTGCTAACTTCTTAGCAACCCAAGGGGCAGAATCGCGTCAAGCCTTCCAAGCCGTGCGGATCGAAACCATTGGAGAAGGAGCTGCTGCCCGAACCGTTGAGGTTCTAGAGCCGCCTCAGATTGTGGCCGTGGAAGTCCAGCCTGGGGAAAGTCCCCTGTTGCTGCAAGGTTTATCGGTGACCACTGATAACCGACTCAATGCCATCACCCTCGTGGGATCTCCCCGCCGGGTGCAGACAGCTACCGATCTACTAGCTCAGCTCGACCTCCGCCGCCGTCAAGTTGCGATCAATGTGAAGGTGGTGGACGTTAACCTGCTAGCAACAGAAGACTTTTCTACCAGTTTCTCCTTCGGTATTGGTGACGGGTTCTTTGTGAGTGACGGTGGATCCTTGGGGGCTCGCTATGGAGAAGCCCGGCCGCCTAGTATTGGCGATTTCAACGACAGTCGTTTTAACCGACCCATTACTGGTGACTTGTTTCCTCCCACTGAGGAGGAATTAGGCCCCTTCCTGGATGCACAACCGAATGCTCCCTTTGGAAGTAACCAAAGCACTGGTAACCCTGCCCCATTTCCTGGCGAAGAGAACCGATTTCCTGATGGTCGTTTTCCTCGTTCTCCTTTTGGGACAAACCCAAATCCTCTCCAGCCGGGTATCACGGAAATTACGGAAGCTGGCATTGAGTTTGGATTGCCTCAACTATACCAATACACTCGCGACTTCCTATTTGACTTGCAGGCTCAGGTGGTTAGCGGCAATGCAAAGATCCTGACCGATCCAACCTTGACGGTGCAAGAAGGGTCACGAGCTACGGTTCAATTAACGTCCCAGGTGTATGGAGGTTCTCGAATCACTACAGATGAGGATGGAGACATCACATCCTCTGAGCCCATCATTAACGATGCAGGTCTCATTCTCGATATTATTGTTGATCGGATTGATGATAACGGCTTTGTGACGATGTCTGTGGAGCCAACTGTGTCTTCGATTTCCCAAGTGTTCAGCACTGAGCGGGACGGGGACATTGTTCTCTTGCAAGAACGCACCGTACGTACTGAACGGATTCGGATGCGGGATGGGCAAACATTGATCCTGGCTGGGATTATTCAAGATAGCGATCGCGTTGAGGTGAGCAAGGTGCCAATTTTGGGAGATATTCCCATCTTGGGTGCGCTGTTTAGAAGCACCAATCGGGAGAACTCTCGCCAAGAGGTGGTGGTTTTAGTAACGCCTCAAATTTTGGATGACTCGGATCTATCCAACTTTGGCTATCGCTACTCCCCAGGACAAGACGTCCAGGAAGTGCTTCGCCAACAGGGTATGCCGCTGCGTTAGCATCGAGGCATCTCGATTGTTGATACCAACTAAATAGGGTAGCTCTGGGTATAGGTCTCAAAGCTACCCTATTTTTGTAGACCCGCCATGCGAGGAGGCTCTATCAAGATCCTTCGCAGTACTCCAGCCATAGCTGAACACTTGGCTGGTGGTGTAGCGGAGTGCAATCCAAGGAAGCAGTTTACACAGCATTATGCTAGAGTGTAGACATGCTGAACATGACGTGGGAATTCAAGCTAGAGCCGACTGCTGAACAGGTTTCAGAGATTGAGCACATTCTTGATCTGTGCCGCAAAGTCTGGAATTTTGCCCTGCAGGAACGCAAAGACTGGCTGGATTCTCGCAAGTCTCCGGTGAATGCATGTTCAATCCGGCAGGAGTTTATCCTGCCTGTTGATACACCGTTTCCGAGTTACCACGCTCAGGCCAAAGGCTTAACCAAGGCCAAGGGCGACTTCCCGAGCCTCAAGGCCGTCAACGCCCAGGTGCTCCAGCAAGTTCTCAGGAAGCTGGATGGAGCTTGGGAGTCATGGCGGTTGAAGCGGTCGGGGTTCCCACGGTTCAAAAAACCTAACCGGATGCGGTCGTTTGTGTTCCCTCAGATGCTCAAACACTGCATGAGTGGTGAGGGCATCAAGCTGCCTCAGCTCGGGCTGATTCGGGTGCGCTGGTCACGGCAGATCCCCGACTTGTTCAAGGTGAAGCAGGCCCGGATCGTGCGCAAGGCATCAGGGTACTTCGTTCTGTTAAGCCTGCAAGCTGATGTTGATGTTCCGGCCACGATGCCCCACGGGCACCCGGTCGGTATCGACATTGGGCTTGAGTATTTCCTTTCGACGTCTGACGGCGAGCAGGTTAAGCGGCCTCGCTTCTTCAATGAACTGCACCGCAAGCTGACATTGCTGCAACGCAGGCTCAAGACCAAGCAGAAGGGGTCGGGCAACTGGCTAAAGCTCCAGAGGAAGATTGGGAGAGTCTATCAACGCATTGCCGACACTCGCAAGGATTGGCATTTCAAGTTGGCCCATCACCTGTGCGATGGAGCAGGGATGATGTTT encodes the following:
- a CDS encoding type IV pilus secretin family protein, with the translated sequence MKRLLGFSSVVASGMMVAMTAQPASAQPTRVTGVQVTEASNGVEVVLQTQEGDRPQVFTIAQGNTLVSDIINTQLQLPEGNGYLQNNPAPGIASVSVTQVDENSIRLSITSASDSAPSGQVRQADNSIVFDFANAGATAQAPAPAPAPPPQAAPAPPPSIAQMPSPSPVLVPNPELFIDGVPVLNPAQGFTPPLQSRAVAPPLGDIAVSTLDTSRDRIDLATTERVPRLVLRDAPVRDVLSLLARAANLNIAYIGEIPGINADDQASGDEGAEEVRISLDIENEPVQDVFNYVLRISGLEANREGRTIFVGPRLPDDARNIIARTLRLNQVTAAEAANFLATQGAESRQAFQAVRIETIGEGAAARTVEVLEPPQIVAVEVQPGESPLLLQGLSVTTDNRLNAITLVGSPRRVQTATDLLAQLDLRRRQVAINVKVVDVNLLATEDFSTSFSFGIGDGFFVSDGGSLGARYGEARPPSIGDFNDSRFNRPITGDLFPPTEEELGPFLDAQPNAPFGSNQSTGNPAPFPGEENRFPDGRFPRSPFGTNPNPLQPGITEITEAGIEFGLPQLYQYTRDFLFDLQAQVVSGNAKILTDPTLTVQEGSRATVQLTSQVYGGSRITTDEDGDITSSEPIINDAGLILDIIVDRIDDNGFVTMSVEPTVSSISQVFSTERDGDIVLLQERTVRTERIRMRDGQTLILAGIIQDSDRVEVSKVPILGDIPILGALFRSTNRENSRQEVVVLVTPQILDDSDLSNFGYRYSPGQDVQEVLRQQGMPLR
- a CDS encoding RNA-guided endonuclease TnpB family protein, producing MLNMTWEFKLEPTAEQVSEIEHILDLCRKVWNFALQERKDWLDSRKSPVNACSIRQEFILPVDTPFPSYHAQAKGLTKAKGDFPSLKAVNAQVLQQVLRKLDGAWESWRLKRSGFPRFKKPNRMRSFVFPQMLKHCMSGEGIKLPQLGLIRVRWSRQIPDLFKVKQARIVRKASGYFVLLSLQADVDVPATMPHGHPVGIDIGLEYFLSTSDGEQVKRPRFFNELHRKLTLLQRRLKTKQKGSGNWLKLQRKIGRVYQRIADTRKDWHFKLAHHLCDGAGMMFVEELDFRIMAKGMLGKHTLDAGLGQFTNQILPWVCFKRDMFYGKVDARGTSQTCPDCGAEVRKDLSTRIHHCHHCGSIKPRDVAAAQVIRTRGQRGIENACGVDAAG